The genomic segment ATGATGGTAGGACTACTGTCATCTTTTGTGGTCAGATCAACTTAGTAGTTTTCAGTTAACAAAATTTTTGCAtacaagtataatttttttaaatcatacaaaatttGGTGCAGAAAAAGAGGAGGAAATTCTTTGGCGTGCCAATTTTGAGGAGTTTATTCGTCATCTTAGACATAAGGTAGATATTACAATATATTTCTTATCTAACATGGTGCTATCACTACCCAGTCTACCTTTTTTTCCTTGAATTTTGACCTTTTTTgtgcatttattttatttaacttactGTGAAAGGGTATTGAGCTTCGGAGTTATAAAAGCATACTAGATGGTCAGTGATAGTCAAACGTTTTGAATAAGAATCACAGATATTTTATTTGCAGAAAAGCTATTTTCTAGAGTATATAAGTGATCaaagttaaatttgaaattcCTTTGTCTTTCAAAGAGCAAAACTTCTGTTTAAAATTAGTCAAATGAAaactagtaataataaatgtCAATCTGGATAAACAAAGCATGAAACCACACAGATTGCTTGTTATTGACACTGCTCTTTAACATTTGGCTTGGTCAAATTTAAgttgacaatatttttgaaGCTATGTTCAATGGTCATCTTTGCCATAAGTTGGCTTCAATCTGTATCACGTTACCTTTTGTACTAATGAATTTATGGATTCAGCTAAAGGAAGAAACTCATTGTTTTGGGTGGGGGCTATATTTACATGAATGAATCATTACGTATTGTTTCCTGTAAAGCAGTTTGACATTTACTTATTTTTCCTTGTTGATGCTACTATATTTACTGTTTCCTTTGTGATAAATGTGACAACAGAggttttgttatattttttatgtgctctttgttttctttttaattgttcCAATTAATGATTGTAAAGGTTTCATGGATATCATATTTATAAGCTATTGTGTTGAATTGATTGAGatagtttttttaatcttttgtcATGCATATTGTAGGCATTGATTGAGAATATAAGAACTCAGCATGATGATGGAACTGCTACTGTCTTAAGTGCAGTATTGGAGGCAACAAAAACTGTtgagaaaaaagtgaaaatggaGAATTCAGGTATACCAAATTCCTTGCtttatgattgttttttttttcactgttGAGAAAGAATAGAGGGAAAACACAAAAGATCTTTGAGGAAATTATTAAAAGGGATCTCATGGTGAAATATacttgataatttaattttttaacttaaccGAATCTATGTAGCTGGCCCAGTGTGACAAGGTTGCTGTTCTGCGTGACCTGTCTCTCAACAACTAATTCGTGTTTCTAGGATTTTGGTGGAAGTAACGAGGCCATAGATAGATGGATGGATGAACTGATGGATAGAGGCATATGGCCTAGCCTCTTTAAAGGGGTTTCTGTAGTAGTTTTGTTGTATGGTGCATCTTGTTCTGCTTGCTCCCTCCCTCTAGTCctctattttgttcttttattaagGATTCCCTATCCTTCCttatcttttttaattgttCTGTTGTAGATAGGTGGAGGCATACGGCCTCTTTAAATGGGTTTCCCTAGTAGATATGTTGGATCAAGTAGCTTGTTCCGTTGATTCTCTCTCCCTTGTTCTctgttttattcttttgttaagAAGGATTCCATACTTCGCTTCTCTTTTGTAACTTTTCTGTTATAACGGATTTTTGTTTCACCATATAGAGAAAAGAAAGACGTCCATGGGACCACTGTTATCTCATGGTTATGTATTGATTTATGCTGTGTCATCCTATGTTTCAGTTCCCCTGTCACTGGATACAATTACCGCAGAGGTCATGAAGACTGATACAGGACGAACGATGACTATAGATCGTATCAGAGCTTCTCTTAGCCAGTTGGGCTGTTCACAGAGGATGATTGTAGATGATGCATATAGTATTGGTAAAGTTGATATTTTCCTCATGGAGGACTACTTCTGATATAAaacatttatcattttattttcttaattggtAATGTTGAAGAACTCTTTCAATGTCCTGGTTTATGATTCCTTCAGTGGTTTGTAATTCAGAATTCTTCACTTTTCAGATTTGAAGAAAATTATTGAACGGGCTCAAAATGAAGAGGTTTTAATCTTTGTGTTGTTTAGTAATTGCACTACACACACATGCAGACACATacatattttgattttgttaaacTGTCTAATTTTATGTTCCGTGTTGTAGGTTGAGTCAATTGTGTTGAAAAGGTATGGAAGGGATGCGTACAGAATGTTCAGGCTACTGTCAAAGGATGGTTGTTTTCATGACACAGATCAGGTGATTTACTCATTAatgaagttaaaattaaatttgctAATAAATGTAGTGATTCTGTCAGTCTTCTTTCATTGATGTTGACAGTTTGAGATTTTAGTCCAATTAACTTGATGCTTTGGATTATAGTTCACTGCAGTAACCCCATGTGAGGTTTTAAAGTTTGAACTGAGTAATGACATTTAGGGCtgtttgaaatattataaatgttcTCCCAGCAatctctaaatattttatatcttcatttgtgttatttaaaaattatattagtgTACACACATacctttagttttaaaaattgcTGTATTATGTAATGGATTATGGTACTGTACCCATATTAATGCAATATGGATGGAGGATTAAACTTCCTACGTCAACATTTTGCACCTAGTGTCAGAATTTCTCCCTTTGGTTATTTCATTTATTCCGCtcatttctttaaataatacATACCCATTGATAGtaataaagatgaaattgagaaCAAACCCAAAGGAGAAGTCATGTAAATATCTTCGTCCAAGTCACCATAAAAAGTTGCTATATAAGTTATGTAATCAGCTCAGGTTGGGCCTCGGGTAAAGTAGAAGATTCATCAAGATGACCCAAGAATCTTTTCCCTTTCACAAACATTTGGATTTAAAATGACCAGGCGGGATCATTTTTCCTGTTAAAGCGAACCATAAAATTTTCAGTAGCCACAAGACAATAAccgagaaaaaagagagaaactCCATGAACTAGAATCATCGAGCATGAAACCCACAGGAACTAGGAGCCACCAAGAAGACAAGAGTGACTATCTTGCTGAAGGAAACCGGGGATGATTCCATGTCAAAATTTTTCTCTTTGATGATTTCCTTCATTCTATGTCTATATATATTACATACCCATTGACATTAATTAAGACTCTAATTCTATTTCctaatttatttaatcaaaatcGGGAAAGCTAAAATTCTACAATGAATAAgcaaatattcattaaaataaaagagattccATTATTGACACAAATAACCAATTATCTAATGCCAAAGCTGTTAGATTAGGATCTGTAATAACTTCATCCACGTTGACAGTCTTCCTTGATGCTTCGCATATACGGAAATccaatgaaatatttataaactgaTGTTTTCTGCCAGCAATTGCATAatccttctttttttcaattctaattataaagaaattcaATGGACTCATTCTGTAGTGTTGTTGTGACCTTTAAGTGCTTCTGTTTAATTTGTAGATAGCAGCATCTACTCTGGTTGAGAAAAAGGAGGCTCCAAAGTTGCTATATAGGTTATGGAAGGACAATTACTTGTATATGGAGGTGGTCTATctattcaatatttataaacattttagaAATCAGTTTACCTTTGTGTCTGGATATTTCATCTTTTCACAACTTAATCGTTCTTACAGAAAGTAGTTGCGACGGGAGTGAAGCAAACAACTATTTTGATGTGGAAAGTCAGTAAACCTCTGCTTTGGGAACATGTACTGGATGAGATGTACCACGCTGCCTTAAATTTGAGCCTAAGAATGGCTTTTGAGCAGGAAAAGGATGAAGAGGTTAGTACATCTAAAGTTGTTCATAAATTGATTGACCtccattaaataaaaatgtttataagattAGGTTATAATATCTTAAGCAAGTGTTGTTTTTGTGTAAACCTTGTTGTGAGACGAATGTGGTTGTTGTAGTTTCCCATCCTCCATAGATTTTTTTAAGGAGTCTTTcatctctttatttttattcctaaaTATTGTTGATATTTGTATTGATTTACCATCATCACTGTATTTTTTTCGGTCATCAATGTCTTgcaaaattattgaaaaaaaaaaatcatagctgaattaataaaatgttatattcaaGTAACGATAATGATCCTATTATCTGCTAAAAGGGATACATTAAGGACGTGTGAGATAGCTGtgaaaattaacatataataaacATTGAAAAATTATCATAAGTTAAATTGTTAGATAGATAAAATCagctttttaattttcttttttaaatttaaacaaatgtCCCCCAAAACCATCAATAACTCTCCAAAAACAATTTCTTTCCTCCAACACCAGCTAAAAAATcaacaatttaaattattccCAGCAAGTTTCTGATATGTAGACTATACGGATTTGTCGTCTATTTTAAAGCATACATATATTACAACTTAACTAATAATCATGTCTTTGTAAATCTTTTAGGTGCAAATGGCTATAAAGTTTGCATTGTACATTGTTTTTACCGATTATCAAATATTCCAGTCTGAAGTAATAGTTGTGGGAGTCTACCTTCTATTACTATTAGAAAAGGGCAGTTTTCAGTAAGTAGTTCTAGGTGCTATAATTCATTATCTGAGCTGTTGCCAATTTCCATGGACTTCTTGGCATAATGACAGTTGTCAACTGAGAATAGGGTTCCCTCAATTTTGACCTCGTCTGATACTcggaaacaaaatatataatgtagTTGGTACTTTTTGGTGTTAATGGCATGTTGTTGTACAACAAGCAATGCTTTGCATTTTTACTACATTTACTGCgttaagtttaatatatatatatatatatatatatatatatatatatatatatatatatatatatatatatgttgctTGGTTTGCACTGAAGTGTTCTTGCTACTTGTTTCAGCTTTTGAATGTTCCTAAAGACAAGCTTAAGGAGCCAGGGCCACTGCAGAAGAAATACAAACGGCTACTAAATGTCTGGTTACTCCTGGGGTCATCATTGACGAAGCTCGATGAAgctctcatgcttttccatgaTTTCTGAATACAAAATTTTGggatgattataatattttatttttttatcaaaagaatGGCAAATTTTAACTGTTCCTGACAGCCAGAAACTTCACTTTCACTGCCGTTAACAAACTGGCAGATACTTGCATATAGAAAACAAAACGAAGTCACGCTAATTAAAATGCCACTTACCATGTTGGTAATCTTTTCTCAAACCAcagtatatattttaatacaaaactaCTTGGCAAGCTACAAATGAGAAATGTTacatagaagaaaaagttgGGAGGAAAACGTAACCAATTCTAATGCTGTTTGTTTCTGATGATGTCCAGTGGAGAGAAGAATTGCTGTGAAAGACAGGTCACCGTGGTCAAATTACGTAtttcttttagaattttaaCTGTGGCTCTTCATAAACTTGCCCTGTTAGAGACCTAACATACAATTATAACTcaactttataataaaatggataacaattattataataataataataatattaattatcaattaaataacaataaaaataaatattttaacataatttatgttaactattttatattttaaatcactTTTATAATGAAGGGGAAAATAATAACCATctaattttatacataaaaatgtacattgaattgaataaatctttattatttgctaaagATGAGACACTTAATGTAAGAGCCTGAAAAATGAAATACCATTGGGCCATGCAGCCTGGCCCAAGAAGCTAAGGGCACTAGGATCTCAGAAGAGGCCTCACCTTCCAGCTCTGAGTTCATTTTTCAgttactttttctctctctaaactcaattccatttttcttcttcttgctctGACTTTTCTCTACTTTTCCACCACTTCCCACtgttgaaatttcaaataggtaGTGTGCTTTCGTTCACGGAGTTGAGAGCTTCCCATTCATCCGATTAAAATTCTGCTTTGGACGGGTAAGTTATCTTTCTCTGTTCCTCCCTTTCCtttgaacctagggcatgcaatTTTCTAGTTGCATGATCAATGAATTTCCCCTCTAGATtctcttgtgaaactgttttatgacttttattgtattgggtgttataactgaaactgtgaaattgtgcatgttgtgatgtgatgaatttaatctgttttgaatgagtttgttggctgaaattgatcttgttggaaggtgtGGAGTAAAGGTTCTGTAATAgcatgtatatgggtattaaatagatgtactgtttgatgttgttgtgagaggaagtgaaaatattaaaattaggcatttcagatttagagcataagagaacatggtagataatttaaataaattaattgttaattgttgagagcctttctttgttggtaggatagaggaaccttaaaaacctgagttggcacatccctgattaTAGAGCGGCCatgagcagccctggcctggtccagtcagttgtgactagtcatatgtgctggcgtcgtcgaaggtgagtttgatgcgttcagacatctgggtcctctccagTGACTAATTAGGGTAAAGAAAgatcatgaaaataaaataaaataagttgattgtagatgcataaagttatcatgtgttaatttctagtcaattataattttaggaaaTCAGTCACTGTGTGTTTGGAATTTAAAGTAAAgatccatatataaatatatatatatatatatatatatatatatatatatatatttaatataatatatactagtttaatataatatatatatatatatatatatatatatatattagtttaatataatataaaaatatatattcgtaaggttacatattatatataaatatatatatgtataataatataatgtaaatatatatatatatatatatatatatatatatatatatatatatatatatatatatatatatatatatatatatatatatataaaataaagtaagatagttgtttcttatattgaaacgtgagtgttaatcaataattatattacttgtaggtatgtataaattaatgtattttatgagCTGTTATGGGTTAGTTGGAGTTGTTTGGTTCTTGGTATTGATTAACTTAGATTCAATTGtggagatgttatttttataatttgtgagtggtgagtaatgtatattgttgagattgtgtatatgttgattgtggcagaaagtatatgattacaaagtgatgaaagtatgatccaagttgtaaatcaagttccatctgtgtaggatctcttggtgagatccttagtgttttagaatgaaagtaggagctcagtcttgggggtcattctgaaactccaatggctAATCATACTCAAGTAGAGAGATtaatccatgtggtgaggagtagcaggaggtcttagtcttggggcttccagtatgcctcaaggcccggaacaggctaacctcgtgagtgtggcagggtggggaacccaagtttcataagtcaCCACGAGTGCAGGACtcgccatagctcgactatcattctaagtccggacgagtcaagtctagttTATGACATGTTCCTTTGTATGGTTTAACTTGCTTGGcttaaagtatttatttgatGAATTGTTTACTTTAAATATAGTATGCTTGCTTGTGAaactagctcacccttgcttgtgtgttcgtgctttgtttgggtatgtttcctgttgcaatgatcatcctaaattggatgtgagcagatgaagAGGAGGTGTCTGTGGAGCAAGCGCTGGAAGAAGGTGATGCTGCAGCTTAGTATGTCTAGGATATTGATTAGTAGTATTATTCTGATGATAATTCACAGTGGTCCTTTATGTTTAAGAGACCAACtctgattttattttggatgactgtaaccAATATAGTCTGTTATATGTCTCTAATTACTTTCCAATATTATAACTgaatgacgtctttattatatatgcatgtcgTATATTATGGGATGTCACACTTAATTGAAAGGAAAACAAACTTTTTCTTATAGGAATTCCTTTGGGAATTTAATCAACTTTGTTATTTTAATCAACACGTATTAGACGGTAACATCGTACAAATTAAGTATACAAGTATTCAAATTTACGgttcatttgaatttttttttgacaatcCAAAACAATCTGCATGACACTTCTTTTGATAATATGTACAGAagtatgaataattttttgtgGCCCTTGTAACAGATAGAGAGATACATACATACGGATATTTCCTACTACGTTGATTTTTTGTTTCCCAATTAAAACCAAAGCATGTTAGTTTTGAATTATAGCATGTATTGTTATGAGAAGTATCATGcaatctttcaaaatattttaaatttatgtttcttttaccTGTTTACGTATatcattttaaagaaaattgtacttatttattttattaaatatacccatcaaagaattttcaaaacaaattatatgctgaagttaaaataaattattcattaaatatttaatcaaaataatttttatatagatttaatgataaattttaaaatgaaaatgtcaaaactaaaagataattatattataaaataattcatttaatgCAATTACTTCCTCTATCACTTCACAAACAGACACACAAAATCAATGATAAATTGATAGTCAAACAAACAAGAAGATATAGTGATCTGTTAACAAACCACTATTCTATCACATTATGTAATATACCGTCTTATCTAATTCagacatttttttaatactttaaattaatttttatttctctattacattataatttattccataattgaagtttttaatttttttaaaatagaatatcataataaatttataattttaacagATGGATTAATTCGTGTACTTCGAtaggttgttttttttaaagaaaaagatatgaAGGATGGGATGATGCACgtttaaaatgttttgaaatagGCACTGATTATAATTTCCGTTGAAAACGTTCATACCTAACAGGCCTCGCGTCTATTTCTTTTTTGatttagataattttaattcaCCTAAACCAAattattgtgaaaaaaaaacaatacctTTATTTTcagcaaaatatttaatacatgcATAACTTAAACTTGGAGCAATTATTAAACCcaaatattctaaatttattataataatatttagttgATCTGATACAAGAGAGCCAAAAATAAAGtggtatatatattttaatttaattatatcttgttcgtttatattttttatttgcaatttcaTTGAATTAATTTTCGCTTCCTTTTGCAACAAATTATTAAGAACATCCACAATGTTTTGTCTAGttcatcaattaaaaaatacttttgtttTTGGAAAAGAACAAAGTCATTTAGTTGTCCAATAATACATACAtaagaaatttattattacaaaattatcacACAACACTATATATAAGTGTTCATTATTtgcaataataatattttctttaatttaaaataaactacgACTTTCTCCTCCGTCCATCTTACCTAACGTGTTTTAAATCTCATCCATATCTTTTGGATTATCTTTTTGTACTTTGCCGTTATCCCTCTTTTGTCGTCTATTAaagaaatgtatttttttaatctaattttatttaaataaaccgattaattaaaatttaattactttatacatttacatattttaaagtatttttaatttattatttaaaatatttcttttactcaagttctttttatttaatttttgttgttaatgaaataatatataattattactttctttttcatttttaattttaactcgtTGATTAGttattttcctattttcttttaattgatcagccaattcattattttatttttcaataatagtCATTCAAGATGGAAAAACGTTATcccatttataataaaatcaaataataagtatttaaataatttttattatttacattcaacaaaacaaaaatttcacttaaaagtattcaaaatttataaaataattaaaatttataattactcgacataataaaaatattatattaagaacgcggtttaataaaattcattaagttttttatattgtaactgtccaaattcatttattaaagaaatattcaaatatttacattttaattacCATTGTcaatattatagttattatgTATGATAAgatataacttatttatttgagataaatattattttaataatattatttgatattctaATATCGGTACGTAATCCatgacaattttataaatactattagtatttttcacttaatttcatattcattttctttattcacaagattttaattttcttattttaggtgaacaaaatttaattaagcttaaatagtttatatatgtATAGGTTTGTTTCAATTTCATTAGAGACTTTTACTTTCAAGGTAAAATGTTCATCAATTTATTCCAAATCACTAaccattatttcttttatattttatttttctatgaaaatttagaaagtccctcttcttttttttttgtgtaaaataaCTTTACATGAAGTAAAAGCTTCAAAAAGActcttaaaatatttcttttaaaacaattaccTGTGGTAGtgtaaattattgaaaaattaaagaatattaattttactattaaaatttaatcgtgttaataaatatattacaagtaaaataaattattaacaaattaaaaaattgttttaaaataaatatattaaaaattgctTCAAAAGAGtcttataaaagtattttttttaaaccattACCTTAAATGTAGTAGTGTAAACTATtggaaaattaaagaatattaattttactattaaaatttaataatgttaataaatatattacaagtaaaataaattattaacaaatttaaaattactttaaaataaataaataataagttgGCATTATTTTTCTAGTTCTTGTGTCTGTTGTAGTAGcgagaaaaaaaatgaactgaaaaaaaataaagtgcgATGCTCTTGATGGCTGTActgtatatattttaacttattatgTTAACCGCGGATTCGCAAAACATGAACTACGTTTGGCTTCTTTATGGCCAAACACGGTGACGGTGTAGACCTGATCTTTGTTGCTTTTGCATATCGCGTTGACTACAAACAAGAACGACAAAGATTCTGTTTTTCTCAcaccttttttgtttttttcttagtCACAAATTTCCACTTCTAAACATAATTAAGCTGTGTGGACAaaactgcaaaaaaaaaaaaaaaaaaccgacCAAAAACTTTGACACACAGATGGACCCAAAAAGGGAAAATATTCAAACATGTCGCGAGGGTCAAAAAGTCAATCCGTGgacaaagataataaaaataaaagcaaaagcATAACAACAACTCGTTCCTTATCGTAGTCAAAAGCCACCAATTAGTTCTCCCATTCAAAACCTTCTTATATAAATACAGACTTATATTACTATCTTATACCCACAACAGAACCATAATATTAGAAGTTCAAGTATTAAAACGATACAAAGAGAGAGATGGAGTTTTTAGGGCTATATGGAG from the Vigna angularis cultivar LongXiaoDou No.4 chromosome 3, ASM1680809v1, whole genome shotgun sequence genome contains:
- the LOC108325180 gene encoding uncharacterized protein LOC108325180, encoding MATQFGIKLAVHLITNHFGNLVAKVCENLFSHGALTLDQLVRYSELTKDQVKNSLLVLVQHNCCQAFVSAPEDDDDDVDRLRVRTQYLVLFDNIIHRLRFSKFLETVSRKLDEECVELLDGLLRDGRLTLKQMVDRASQGKENAVDTKVVREILNKLLTARLVERCPVPEPVVSTSFKETTTRKRGAKSAKIFEAPETLQQRVVEAAVPGDAIRFSFTADMKSNVDRETNSDDDEIGSVQQNDEKEEEILWRANFEEFIRHLRHKALIENIRTQHDDGTATVLSAVLEATKTVEKKVKMENSVPLSLDTITAEVMKTDTGRTMTIDRIRASLSQLGCSQRMIVDDAYSIDLKKIIERAQNEEVESIVLKRYGRDAYRMFRLLSKDGCFHDTDQIAASTLVEKKEAPKLLYRLWKDNYLYMEKVVATGVKQTTILMWKVSKPLLWEHVLDEMYHAALNLSLRMAFEQEKDEELLNVPKDKLKEPGPLQKKYKRLLNVWLLLGSSLTKLDEALMLFHDF